The following are from one region of the Cetobacterium somerae genome:
- the cobT gene encoding nicotinate-nucleotide--dimethylbenzimidazole phosphoribosyltransferase has product MDRIKKIQNDIIGINTEAIKECKKILDSKMKPEKSLGVLEDLAMKVAGITGQPLNELKAGCHFIASSDNGVIEEGVSSCPIEYTRIVSEAMLSSFAAIGILCKSLGIPLNLIDIGIKGDIPRNYENLYVKKIAYGTKNFSKEPAMSLDEVIKAILVGVEIIKEKKEYDFFSNGEMGIANTTTSSAILYALTKEDIEKVVGCGAGLSDEGLRRKKDVIKDACVKYDLFNKEPIEVLRCVGGLDIACMVGLYLGAALERKPMLIDGFISAVAALVATRIEPKVKDYLIGTHMSEEPGMKVVMTALDLKTFLHMEMRLGEGTGAVLAYPILKAAVEIPKIMKTKDEVYEIFQ; this is encoded by the coding sequence TTGGACAGAATAAAAAAGATTCAAAATGATATAATTGGTATTAATACAGAAGCTATAAAAGAGTGTAAAAAAATATTAGATTCTAAAATGAAACCTGAGAAAAGTTTAGGTGTTTTAGAAGATTTAGCAATGAAAGTAGCGGGAATAACAGGCCAACCCTTAAATGAACTAAAAGCTGGATGCCATTTTATAGCATCGTCTGATAATGGAGTTATAGAAGAAGGAGTATCATCTTGTCCAATAGAATATACAAGAATAGTTTCAGAAGCAATGCTAAGCTCTTTTGCAGCTATTGGAATTTTATGTAAAAGTTTAGGAATACCTCTAAATTTGATAGATATTGGAATAAAAGGAGATATTCCAAGAAACTATGAAAACTTATACGTAAAAAAAATAGCTTATGGAACTAAAAATTTTAGTAAAGAACCTGCTATGAGTTTAGATGAGGTAATAAAAGCAATCTTAGTTGGAGTAGAAATAATAAAAGAAAAAAAAGAGTATGATTTTTTCTCTAATGGAGAGATGGGAATAGCTAATACAACAACAAGTTCAGCGATATTATACGCTTTAACAAAAGAGGATATAGAAAAAGTTGTAGGTTGTGGTGCAGGACTTTCAGATGAGGGATTAAGACGAAAAAAAGATGTGATAAAAGATGCCTGTGTGAAATATGATTTATTTAATAAGGAGCCGATAGAAGTTTTAAGATGCGTTGGTGGACTTGATATAGCATGTATGGTTGGACTTTACTTAGGTGCAGCATTAGAGAGAAAGCCTATGCTAATAGATGGTTTTATATCAGCAGTAGCAGCATTAGTTGCAACTAGAATAGAACCGAAGGTAAAAGATTACCTAATAGGAACTCATATGAGTGAAGAACCAGGAATGAAAGTCGTTATGACAGCACTAGATTTAAAAACATTTTTACATATGGAGATGCGTTTAGGAGAAGGAACTGGAGCAGTTTTGGCGTATCCTATTTTGAAAGCAGCAGTAGAAATTCCTAAAATAATGAAAACAAAAGATGAGGTTTATGAAATATTTCAATAA
- a CDS encoding histidine phosphatase family protein, whose product MGKIVLVRHGESKLNIEGVYYGILDPELTEKGKEQAEKTREILKNINYEKIYASDLRRAIDTAQIVNYKKLEILIDQELRELNFGIFEGHTYKELLDKYPEELKKSQSNWENYNYITGESVLELQKRAINFIEKKVDLDGTTVLVTHWGVINTILSHYFSNGLESYWKFSVENGGIVIIEFSEGYPILKGLNIGG is encoded by the coding sequence ATGGGGAAAATTGTTTTAGTTAGGCATGGTGAATCAAAATTAAATATTGAAGGGGTTTACTATGGAATTTTAGATCCAGAATTAACAGAAAAAGGAAAAGAGCAGGCAGAAAAAACTAGGGAAATTTTAAAAAATATAAATTATGAAAAGATATATGCAAGCGATTTAAGAAGAGCAATAGACACAGCGCAAATTGTAAATTATAAAAAATTAGAAATCTTAATTGATCAAGAATTACGTGAACTAAATTTTGGAATATTTGAAGGACATACTTATAAAGAACTTTTGGACAAATATCCAGAGGAGTTAAAAAAGAGTCAAAGTAATTGGGAAAATTATAATTATATAACTGGTGAAAGTGTTTTAGAGCTTCAAAAAAGAGCTATTAATTTTATAGAAAAGAAAGTTGATTTAGATGGAACAACAGTATTAGTTACTCACTGGGGAGTAATTAATACTATTTTAAGTCATTACTTTTCTAATGGATTAGAATCTTATTGGAAGTTTAGTGTAGAAAATGGTGGTATAGTTATAATTGAATTTTCTGAAGGATATCCCATATTAAAGGGATTAAATATAGGGGGCTAA
- the cobS gene encoding adenosylcobinamide-GDP ribazoletransferase — MKGLALLFKFMTRLPFPGGKTFDSKALGKGMKWFPIVGLVIGIINLAVAMVLETFIPSPILMAIILVTLDVIVTGGLHLDGLADTFDGIFSYRSKQKMLEIMKDSRVGTNGVLVLILYFIFKVAFLVETSELFGINQGVIMLIVPILARINSVVNCAFEPYARATGMGKTFVDNTDKMGLLISYVTVTAILYGIAQYFMLPFISLFIVLNILIVCGFLFGKLMTKKIGGITGDTLGALLELSSVLSLVLMYVTL; from the coding sequence ATGAAAGGTTTAGCTTTACTTTTTAAATTTATGACAAGATTACCATTTCCAGGAGGAAAAACTTTTGATTCGAAAGCTTTAGGAAAAGGAATGAAATGGTTTCCAATAGTAGGATTAGTGATAGGTATTATAAACTTAGCTGTGGCAATGGTTTTAGAAACATTTATTCCATCGCCTATTTTAATGGCAATAATCTTAGTTACCCTTGATGTTATAGTAACTGGTGGATTGCATTTAGATGGTCTAGCGGATACTTTTGATGGAATATTTAGCTATAGAAGTAAACAAAAAATGTTAGAGATTATGAAAGACTCTAGAGTTGGAACAAATGGTGTTTTAGTTTTAATACTTTATTTTATATTTAAAGTTGCTTTCTTAGTAGAAACATCGGAATTGTTTGGAATAAATCAAGGTGTAATAATGCTTATTGTACCTATATTAGCTAGAATAAATAGTGTAGTTAACTGTGCTTTTGAGCCTTATGCAAGAGCCACTGGAATGGGTAAAACTTTTGTTGATAACACTGATAAGATGGGATTATTAATATCTTATGTCACTGTTACAGCTATATTATATGGAATAGCTCAGTATTTTATGTTACCTTTTATAAGTTTATTTATTGTTTTAAATATACTAATTGTTTGTGGGTTTTTATTTGGGAAGTTAATGACAAAAAAAATAGGTGGTATAACTGGAGATACTTTAGGAGCATTGTTAGAGTTATCTTCAGTACTTTCATTAGTTTTAATGTATGTAACTTTATAG
- the cobU gene encoding bifunctional adenosylcobinamide kinase/adenosylcobinamide-phosphate guanylyltransferase: MGKIIYVTGGARSGKSSFAEKKVFQLNKEKIYVATAISFDEEMKERVRLHKIQRGENWITIEAYKNLYKILEEYKELNGVVLLDCLTNLVTNIMIMDRDINWDKITQDIVKEIEEEIENEVQKLIDFIKNSSLDMVVVSNEVGMGLVPPYALGRYFRDIGGRINQLVAKECHEAYLIVSGLELKLK; this comes from the coding sequence TTGGGGAAAATAATTTATGTAACTGGTGGAGCAAGAAGTGGGAAAAGTTCATTTGCTGAAAAAAAAGTTTTTCAATTGAATAAGGAGAAGATTTATGTGGCTACAGCGATATCCTTTGATGAAGAGATGAAGGAAAGAGTAAGACTACACAAAATTCAAAGAGGAGAAAATTGGATAACAATAGAGGCATATAAAAATCTTTATAAAATTTTAGAAGAATATAAAGAGTTAAATGGAGTTGTATTACTAGATTGTTTAACAAATTTAGTCACAAATATTATGATTATGGATAGAGATATTAACTGGGATAAAATAACTCAAGATATTGTTAAAGAGATTGAAGAAGAGATTGAAAATGAAGTTCAAAAATTAATAGATTTTATAAAAAATAGTTCATTAGATATGGTTGTAGTTTCTAATGAAGTTGGAATGGGATTAGTTCCTCCGTATGCTTTAGGAAGATATTTTAGAGATATAGGCGGTAGAATAAATCAATTGGTTGCAAAAGAATGCCATGAAGCGTATTTAATAGTTTCTGGATTAGAGTTAAAATTAAAATAG
- a CDS encoding ferritin-like domain-containing protein, producing MAKVKCTVCGEVFEEALGACPLCKVGLDKCVAYDETAGRVWATEHKVGEGLACGDEEIIEGLRANFNGECMEVGMYLAMARVADREGYPEVAEAYTRIAFEEAGHAARFAELLGEVVTDSTEENLKRRVEAEYGATSGKFDIAKRAKQLGFDAIHDTVHEMAKDEARHGRAFLGLLERHFQK from the coding sequence ATGGCAAAAGTAAAATGTACAGTATGTGGAGAAGTATTTGAAGAGGCTTTAGGAGCTTGCCCTTTATGTAAGGTAGGATTAGATAAATGTGTTGCTTATGATGAAACTGCAGGAAGAGTTTGGGCAACTGAGCACAAAGTAGGAGAAGGATTAGCTTGCGGAGATGAAGAGATCATCGAAGGATTAAGAGCAAACTTCAACGGAGAGTGTATGGAAGTTGGAATGTACTTAGCAATGGCTAGAGTAGCAGATAGAGAAGGATATCCAGAAGTAGCAGAAGCTTATACAAGAATAGCTTTTGAAGAAGCTGGTCACGCTGCAAGATTTGCAGAGTTATTAGGAGAAGTTGTAACTGATTCTACAGAAGAGAACTTAAAGAGAAGAGTAGAAGCTGAGTACGGAGCAACTTCAGGAAAATTCGATATTGCTAAGAGAGCTAAACAATTAGGATTCGATGCAATTCATGATACAGTTCATGAAATGGCTAAAGATGAAGCTAGACATGGAAGAGCTTTCTTAGGATTATTAGAGAGACATTTCCAAAAATAA
- a CDS encoding YifB family Mg chelatase-like AAA ATPase, producing the protein MLVRVLSSSYLGIEPFLVEVEVDVTNGLPIFNIVGLGDTTISESRDRIRSGIKNMGYLLEPRRIVVNLTPANIKKRGSHFDLPIAIGIMVGMKFLSDYKGILKDYLLMGELSLTGEVRRSDGIISGVLLAKSKGFKGVIIPEENLEEASIIKDIDIIAVKNLRDVVKFIEESIIRSKRIINLAKSFESTLDMWDVKGQIRAKRALEIAAAGGHNIIMIGAPGSGKSMLAKRLTGILPPMSESEIIETTKIYSIAGELSERVPIIINRPFRDPHHTSTTSSIIGGGRTPKPGEISLANNGVLFLDEFTEFDRVVIESLREPLEEKRISITRSLGKMEFPAKLIFIAACNPCFCGNGFDEELCTCTPYDIRRYTKKLSGPIIDRIDLYVEIYRLNDKEILDEDRGDTSQIIRDRVMKARELQNMRFDNNKLNRDMDNNEVEKYCSLNNECEQIIRTAIRNLNLSMRTYHKILKVARTIADLGDSSNIEKHHLLEAINFRKN; encoded by the coding sequence ATGTTAGTTCGAGTGTTAAGCTCAAGTTATTTAGGAATTGAACCATTTTTAGTTGAAGTCGAAGTTGATGTAACTAATGGTCTTCCTATTTTCAATATAGTTGGCTTAGGAGATACTACTATATCCGAGAGTAGAGATCGTATAAGATCAGGAATAAAAAATATGGGGTATTTACTTGAACCAAGAAGGATTGTCGTAAACTTAACTCCAGCTAACATAAAAAAAAGAGGTTCTCATTTTGATTTGCCTATTGCAATTGGAATAATGGTTGGAATGAAATTTTTATCAGACTACAAAGGTATCTTAAAGGATTATCTATTAATGGGAGAGCTTTCTCTAACAGGAGAAGTCAGAAGATCCGATGGTATTATAAGCGGTGTTTTATTAGCTAAAAGTAAAGGATTTAAAGGTGTTATTATTCCTGAAGAAAATTTAGAGGAAGCATCTATTATTAAAGATATAGATATAATTGCTGTAAAAAATTTAAGAGATGTTGTTAAATTTATTGAAGAAAGTATTATTCGTAGCAAAAGAATTATTAATTTAGCCAAATCTTTTGAATCTACTTTAGATATGTGGGACGTTAAAGGGCAAATAAGAGCTAAAAGAGCACTTGAAATTGCTGCTGCTGGAGGGCATAATATAATAATGATTGGAGCTCCTGGAAGTGGTAAATCTATGTTAGCTAAAAGATTAACCGGCATATTACCACCTATGTCAGAGAGTGAAATTATTGAAACTACTAAAATTTATAGTATTGCCGGTGAACTCAGCGAAAGAGTTCCTATTATCATTAACCGACCATTTAGAGATCCTCATCATACATCTACAACATCCTCTATAATTGGAGGTGGTAGAACACCTAAACCAGGTGAAATAAGTTTAGCTAATAATGGTGTATTATTTTTAGATGAATTTACAGAGTTTGATAGAGTCGTTATTGAAAGTTTAAGAGAACCTTTAGAAGAAAAAAGGATATCTATAACACGAAGCTTAGGAAAAATGGAATTTCCTGCCAAATTAATCTTTATTGCTGCGTGTAATCCATGTTTTTGTGGAAATGGATTTGATGAAGAGTTGTGTACATGTACACCTTATGACATTAGAAGGTATACAAAAAAACTTTCAGGTCCTATCATTGATAGAATTGATTTATATGTTGAAATTTACAGGCTCAATGATAAAGAGATTTTAGATGAAGATCGAGGTGATACTTCTCAAATTATCAGAGATCGAGTTATGAAAGCTAGAGAACTCCAAAATATGCGCTTTGATAATAATAAACTTAATCGTGACATGGATAATAACGAAGTTGAAAAATATTGTTCTTTAAATAATGAATGTGAACAAATAATTAGAACAGCTATTAGAAATTTAAATTTATCCATGAGAACGTATCATAAAATTTTAAAAGTTGCTAGAACAATTGCAGATTTAGGAGACTCTTCTAATATTGAAAAGCATCACTTGCTAGAAGCCATTAATTTTAGAAAAAATTAA
- the nusB gene encoding transcription antitermination factor NusB — translation MSRRVAREELFKIVFESELTEVKIDETLASYMLRDETNLNTNEKEFIEKYSNGMALNDEKITETLKNNITGWSLERIGNVEKALLKIATYEVLFEDVPAEIVVNEVVELAKKYGDEKSHEFINGVLAKVVVEKNR, via the coding sequence ATGAGTAGAAGAGTAGCAAGAGAAGAGTTATTTAAAATAGTTTTTGAATCGGAGTTAACTGAAGTAAAGATAGATGAAACTTTAGCAAGTTATATGTTAAGAGATGAAACTAATTTAAATACAAATGAAAAAGAGTTTATTGAAAAATACTCTAATGGAATGGCTTTAAATGATGAGAAAATTACAGAAACATTAAAAAATAATATTACTGGTTGGAGCTTAGAAAGAATAGGAAATGTTGAAAAAGCACTTTTAAAAATAGCGACATATGAGGTTTTATTTGAGGATGTTCCAGCTGAGATAGTTGTTAACGAAGTTGTAGAATTAGCAAAAAAATATGGTGATGAGAAATCACATGAGTTTATCAACGGTGTTTTAGCAAAAGTAGTAGTTGAAAAAAATAGATAA
- a CDS encoding DUF2273 domain-containing protein, with translation MMLEKIIENFILNFKKYLYAILGLVIGVLLVEYGMLKTIFILFLAFIGFKLGDRDFQDKLKKQILNRLKD, from the coding sequence ATGATGTTGGAAAAGATTATTGAAAATTTTATTCTTAATTTTAAGAAATATCTATATGCCATCTTAGGGTTAGTGATAGGAGTTCTTTTAGTTGAGTATGGGATGCTAAAAACTATTTTTATATTATTTTTGGCATTTATTGGATTTAAATTAGGAGATAGAGATTTTCAAGACAAGTTAAAAAAACAAATATTAAATAGATTAAAGGATTAG
- the amaP gene encoding alkaline shock response membrane anchor protein AmaP, whose amino-acid sequence MIKKLIFFFAWIGIFTIAVTGIGYITMPQYFSTIDTSSLIFKVVIFNICLIYMCISILKLLSNFSKEKDYVIKNEHGSVHISTDTVKNLIREILSKDSDIKGLKIECGNRGSKYFVKLNLDMISNNNLSSKTVDIQNLIKTNLEQKLDLKVDYIEVKISRLSPRRDSIE is encoded by the coding sequence TTGATAAAAAAGTTAATATTTTTCTTTGCATGGATAGGAATATTTACTATAGCTGTAACAGGAATAGGGTATATAACAATGCCACAATATTTTTCAACAATAGACACAAGCTCACTTATATTTAAAGTTGTTATTTTTAATATATGCTTAATATATATGTGTATATCAATATTAAAATTATTATCTAATTTTTCCAAAGAAAAAGATTATGTTATAAAAAATGAACATGGATCAGTTCATATTTCAACAGATACAGTAAAAAATTTAATAAGAGAGATTTTGTCAAAAGATAGCGATATAAAAGGTTTAAAAATAGAGTGTGGAAATAGAGGAAGCAAATATTTTGTTAAATTAAATTTAGATATGATATCAAATAATAATCTATCATCAAAAACAGTAGATATACAAAATTTGATAAAAACTAATTTAGAACAAAAGTTAGATTTAAAAGTTGATTATATAGAGGTAAAAATTTCTAGATTATCACCTAGAAGAGACTCAATTGAATAG
- a CDS encoding Asp23/Gls24 family envelope stress response protein: MNELGNIKIADDVVKTISAKAAQDVSGVYKLAGGVADEVSKMLGKKRLTNGVKVEVGEKECSVEIYIIVEYGYQISEVAQNVQKNVLTAVSTMTGLKVVEVNVFVQDVKILTDEYEEKHEDIEIV, from the coding sequence ATGAACGAGTTAGGAAATATAAAAATAGCAGATGATGTTGTAAAGACGATATCAGCAAAGGCAGCACAAGATGTTTCTGGAGTTTATAAATTAGCAGGTGGAGTAGCAGATGAAGTTAGTAAAATGCTAGGGAAAAAGAGACTTACAAATGGGGTTAAAGTAGAAGTTGGAGAAAAAGAGTGCAGTGTAGAGATATATATTATAGTTGAGTATGGATATCAGATCTCTGAGGTTGCTCAAAATGTTCAAAAAAATGTTTTAACAGCAGTGAGTACAATGACTGGATTAAAAGTTGTAGAAGTGAATGTATTTGTACAGGATGTAAAAATTTTAACAGATGAGTATGAAGAAAAGCATGAGGATATAGAGATTGTATAA
- the accC gene encoding acetyl-CoA carboxylase biotin carboxylase subunit — translation MFKKILIANRGEIAVRIIRAARELGIKTVAVYSEADKDSLHVRLADEAVCIGGPLSTESYLKIPNILAAAEITGANAIHPGYGFLSENARFARICQTHNITFIGPSPEAIESMGDKATARKTAIENDVPLTNGTGIIRSIEEARKEVEERIGYPVMIKATAGGGGKGMRLARTPEELESKIIAAQTEAESAFGNPDVYIEKFVENPRHVEIQIMGDKHGNVIHLGERDCSIQRRHQKLIEEAPSYKLPSKVRKAMGEAAVKLAKSINYDSAGTLEFLVDKDDNFYFMEMNTRVQVEHTVTEMVTGIDIIKLQIKVAEGERINISQEDVVLFGHAIECRINAEDTTAGFLPSPGKLETYIVPGGPGVRVDSHSYQGYEISPYYDSMIGKLIVHGITREEAIEKMKRALNEFIIEGIDTTIPFHLEVLDNKVYRAGKVTTKFIEENFEKN, via the coding sequence ATGTTTAAAAAGATATTGATTGCTAATAGAGGTGAAATCGCTGTTAGAATAATAAGAGCAGCAAGAGAGTTAGGAATAAAAACAGTTGCTGTTTATTCAGAAGCAGATAAAGATAGTTTGCACGTTAGATTAGCAGATGAAGCAGTTTGTATAGGGGGACCTTTAAGTACAGAGTCATATTTAAAAATACCTAATATATTAGCGGCAGCAGAGATAACAGGAGCAAATGCAATACATCCTGGATATGGATTTTTATCTGAAAATGCCAGATTTGCAAGAATATGCCAAACTCATAACATAACATTTATTGGACCAAGTCCAGAAGCTATTGAAAGCATGGGTGATAAAGCTACAGCTAGAAAAACTGCAATAGAAAATGATGTACCATTAACAAATGGAACAGGAATTATAAGAAGTATAGAGGAAGCTAGAAAAGAAGTAGAAGAAAGAATAGGATATCCAGTAATGATAAAAGCTACTGCAGGTGGTGGAGGAAAAGGTATGAGATTAGCTAGAACTCCAGAAGAGTTAGAAAGCAAAATCATCGCTGCTCAAACAGAAGCAGAGTCTGCATTTGGAAATCCAGATGTTTATATAGAGAAGTTTGTTGAAAACCCAAGACACGTTGAAATTCAAATTATGGGAGATAAACATGGAAATGTTATTCACTTGGGAGAAAGAGATTGTTCTATTCAAAGAAGACATCAAAAGTTAATAGAGGAAGCACCATCGTATAAATTGCCATCAAAAGTTAGAAAAGCAATGGGTGAGGCTGCTGTAAAATTAGCAAAATCAATTAATTATGATTCAGCAGGTACTTTAGAATTTTTAGTTGATAAAGATGATAACTTCTATTTTATGGAAATGAATACAAGAGTTCAAGTTGAGCATACAGTAACTGAGATGGTAACGGGAATAGATATTATTAAATTACAAATCAAAGTTGCAGAAGGAGAGAGAATAAACATATCTCAAGAAGATGTTGTATTATTTGGGCATGCGATTGAATGTAGAATAAATGCTGAAGATACAACAGCAGGATTTTTACCATCACCAGGAAAATTAGAAACTTATATTGTTCCTGGAGGACCTGGAGTTAGAGTAGATTCACACTCATATCAAGGATATGAAATTTCTCCATATTATGATTCTATGATTGGAAAGCTTATTGTCCATGGAATCACTAGAGAAGAAGCTATAGAAAAGATGAAAAGAGCATTAAATGAATTTATTATAGAGGGAATTGATACAACAATTCCATTCCATTTAGAGGTGCTAGATAATAAGGTATACAGAGCAGGAAAAGTTACAACGAAGTTTATTGAAGAAAATTTTGAAAAAAATTAA
- a CDS encoding acetyl-CoA carboxylase biotin carboxyl carrier protein, protein MKKEEFQIEDLINVLSECGLTEISYEENENLKIKIKKSPQPKVVMPKETPQPMKEIGKKEENIKTVVSTGIGKYFYKDAVKIGDKIKVGQDLGYIYVMGLKTPLKSTVGGEVMEITVEDGGVVDYGKVLLKVKATAR, encoded by the coding sequence ATGAAAAAAGAAGAGTTTCAAATTGAAGATTTAATTAATGTTTTAAGTGAATGTGGATTAACTGAAATTAGTTATGAGGAAAATGAAAATTTAAAAATAAAAATAAAAAAATCTCCACAGCCAAAAGTTGTAATGCCTAAAGAAACTCCACAACCTATGAAAGAGATAGGTAAAAAAGAGGAGAATATAAAAACTGTAGTCTCTACAGGAATAGGAAAATATTTCTATAAAGATGCTGTTAAGATAGGTGATAAAATTAAAGTAGGACAAGATCTTGGTTATATTTATGTAATGGGATTAAAAACACCTTTAAAATCTACAGTAGGAGGAGAAGTAATGGAGATAACTGTAGAAGATGGAGGCGTAGTTGACTACGGTAAAGTGTTATTAAAAGTAAAGGCCACAGCAAGATAA